The sequence CCGCTCTACAGCCGCCTCGGCCCCTACCCGACGGCGCTGCTCGACGCGGCTGCGTACCGCCACCCCCGGGAACTCTTCGAGTACTGGGGACACGAGGCGTCGCTGGTGCCGGTCGCGTTGCAGCCGGCGCTGCGCTGGCGGATGGCGCGCGCCAAGAGCCAGGCCTGGGGCGGCATGCGCCGGGTCGCCGAGGAGAACCCGGACCTGGTGGCGTGGGTCCGGGACGAGGTAGCGGCCCGGGGCCCGATCACTGCCGCGGAGATCGAGCACGACGCTGACCGGGTGACCGGCAACTGGGGCTGGAACTGGTCCACGACGAAGCGGGCGGTGGAGTACCTGTTCTGGTCCGGCGAGGTGACGGCCGCGGAGCGCACGACGTCCTTCGCCCGCCGCTACGCCCTGCCGGAGCAGGTGCTGCCGGCGGCTGTCTTGGCGGCGCCCACCCCGAGCGACGCTGAGGCGTACCGGACGCTGGTGGCCGTGGCCGCCCGTGCCCTCGGGGTGGCGGCGGAGCCCGAGCTGCGGGACTACTTCCGGTTGCCGCTGGCTGAGGCTCGGGCGGCGATCGCCGAGCTGGCGGAGGCCGGTGAGCTGATCCCGGTGACCGTGTCGGGCTGGCGGCAGCCGGCCTGGCTGCACGCCGAGGCCCGGCTGCCCCGCTGGGTGCGGGGCAACCGGCTGGTCAGCCCCTTCGACCCGCTGGTCTGGGAGCGGGGCCGCACCCGGCGGTTGTTCGATTTCAGCTACCGCATCGAGATCTATGTCCCGGCACCGAAGCGGGTGCACGGCTACTACGTGTTGCCGTTTCTCCAGGGGGAGCGGTTCACCGCTCGGGTCGACCTGAAGGCCGACCGGAAGAGCGGTGTGCTTCTCGTGCCGGCAGCC comes from Salinispora tropica CNB-440 and encodes:
- a CDS encoding winged helix-turn-helix domain-containing protein, whose translation is MTAPESLSLAQARRIALAAQGFTDPSPTGVPTRRHLRRVLDRVGLIQLDSVNVLQRAHYVPLYSRLGPYPTALLDAAAYRHPRELFEYWGHEASLVPVALQPALRWRMARAKSQAWGGMRRVAEENPDLVAWVRDEVAARGPITAAEIEHDADRVTGNWGWNWSTTKRAVEYLFWSGEVTAAERTTSFARRYALPEQVLPAAVLAAPTPSDAEAYRTLVAVAARALGVAAEPELRDYFRLPLAEARAAIAELAEAGELIPVTVSGWRQPAWLHAEARLPRWVRGNRLVSPFDPLVWERGRTRRLFDFSYRIEIYVPAPKRVHGYYVLPFLQGERFTARVDLKADRKSGVLLVPAAWQEPGVDPGETAFALAAELHRFAGWLGLDAVAPPGAGDLAVPLAAALKSVAGVP